A genomic window from Quercus lobata isolate SW786 chromosome 10, ValleyOak3.0 Primary Assembly, whole genome shotgun sequence includes:
- the LOC115966005 gene encoding uncharacterized protein LOC115966005, producing MVRKKDRFWRYVEDLDGRFKCNFCRRDFAGGASRIKFHLARVKGHAIDICANVPEDVQKKAYLVIGGTNKKLKSASSSSNAKESKTTSCSISRDLCHATNSKMCGKKDKSAVDKLLARLLIVNNISFDVVQTTSFIHFVQGVADYGPEYKLPSNLTLQRKLIPNLKVKVEEYIRRIRNSWSVTGCTLMSCIWSDLDQRAFININAKSPSGAIFLNSFEVSKDKITTPYIKDIISSVIEEIGSDNIVQLIIDNTTNFEFAGDMLIAKYPRLYKTRCATYGIRLLLKDICEEVDWVQKIISDAKSIVSYMYMDSIILSLMREYTNHKELKHLRTSRSSSCLMLQSILNVRDELQLLVASSKWKELNHNEKGISKEVVASIIQSTEFWGQGKEALLVLEPLVRVLRLVDSDWSTAGYLYEAMEMAKEAIK from the coding sequence atggttcGAAAGAAAGATCGATTTTGGAGGTATGTTGAAGACCTAGATGGCCGTTTCAAATGTAACTTTTGTCGACGTGATTTTGCTGGGGGTGCTTCTAGGATTAAATTTCACTTGGCAAGAGTTAAAGGTCATGCTATAGATATTTGTGCCAATGTGCCTGAAGATGTTCAAAAAAAAGCTTATCTAGTAATTGGAGGGACTAATAAAAAACTTAAGAGTGCATCAAGTTCAAGCAATGCTAAAGAGAGTAAAACCACTTCGTGTTCAATATCGAGAGACCTATGCCATGCTACCAATTCAAAGATGTGTGGTAAAAAAGATAAGAGTGCAGTGGACAAATTGCTTGCCCGACTTCTTATAGTAAATAACATATCATTTGATGTTGTTCAAACGACATCCTTTATTCACTTTGTGCAAGGTGTTGCTGATTATGGTCCTGAATATAAGTTACCCTCTAATTTGACTCTGCAAAGGAAGTTAATACCAAATTTGAAGGTCAAAGTTGAAGAGTATATTAGAAGAATTAGGAATTCTTGGTCGGTAACTGGTTGTACTCTTATGTCATGCATATGGAGTGATTTGGATCAGAGAGCATTTATCAATATTAATGCAAAATCTCCTAGTGGAGCAATATTTTTGAATTCGTTTGAAGTTTCAAAGGATAAAATAACAACACCATATATTAAAGACATCATTTCTTCAGTAATTGAAGAAATTGGGTCTGATAATAttgttcaattaatcattgatAATACTACAAATTTTGAGTTTGCTGGAGACATGCTTATTGCCAAGTACCCTCGGTTGTACAAAACCCGATGTGCTACTTATGGCATTCGATTGCTTTTGAAGGATATATGTGAGGAAGTTGATTGGGTGCAGAAGATAATTAGTGATGCAAAATCAATTGtttcatatatgtatatggATAGTATCATTTTGTCACTCATGAGAGAGTACACAAACCATAAAGAATTGAAACATCTTCGTACAAGTAGGTCTTCTAGCTGCTTGATGCTTCAATCTATTTTGAATGTTCGAGATGAATTGCAGCTACTTGTTGCATCTTCCAAGTGGAAAGAATTGAATCATAATGAAAAGGGCATCAGTAAAGAAGTGGTTGCTAGTATTATCCAAAGTACAGAATTTTGGGGTCAAGGGAAAGAGGCGCTACTAGTTTTGGAGCCTTTGGTTCGTGTTCTTCGATTGGTAGATAGTGATTGGTCAACTGCAGGATACTTATATGAAGCAATGGAAATGGCAAAAGAAGCAATTAAGTAA